The Candidatus Krumholzibacteriia bacterium genome window below encodes:
- the fusA gene encoding elongation factor G, with amino-acid sequence MAKKESLERIRNIGIAAHIDAGKTTTTERILYYAGIIHRMGEVHDGAATMDWMEQEKERGITITSAATSCRWQDHRINIIDTPGHVDFTMEVERSLRVLDGMIAVFCAVGGVEPQSETVWRQADRYRVPRLALVNKMDRMGADFQKVALEIRDRLGANGVPVQWPIGSEESFRGLIDLVEMKACFYDEDTLGASVREGEIPPELEEEVREARGTLIEALADLSDEVAEAYLEGGDVSPELLREGIRSGTLSAELVPIFCGSAFRNKGIQNLLDGVIHYLPSPLDRPPVEGEVPGKGRKESREASESAPFSALLFKIANDPFAGKLSYIRVYSGKLEAGQQALNVALGRKERLGRLLQMHANKREEIKVVSAGDIAAVVGLKQVRTGDTLTDPKHPLLLEKMDFPEPVIDIAIEPRTKADQEKLDEALERLSEEDPTFRVRIDKDTGQTLISGMGELHLEVLLKRMQQDFGVEANVGKPQVVYRESVSARAEKEMRFERQAGTRSMFAHLVLALSPGEAGSGFEFESRLTDGEIPLEYIPAVERGLREAMASGVLAGYEMTDVKAELLKASHSEEDSSEQAFHIAASLAFREVAREAGPVILEPFMRVEAVTPDEFTGEVIGDLNARRGKVTSMEPRGDAQAVSATVPLSEMFGYMTRLRSLTQGRATFTMEFLHYEQVSDSIASRFGVL; translated from the coding sequence ATGGCGAAGAAAGAGTCTCTCGAACGAATACGGAACATTGGCATTGCCGCTCATATTGACGCTGGCAAGACCACGACAACCGAGAGGATTCTTTACTACGCCGGGATCATCCATCGAATGGGCGAGGTGCACGATGGCGCCGCAACCATGGACTGGATGGAGCAGGAGAAGGAGCGGGGGATTACGATTACCTCCGCCGCCACAAGCTGCCGCTGGCAGGACCATCGGATCAACATCATCGACACGCCCGGTCATGTTGACTTTACGATGGAAGTGGAAAGAAGCCTGAGGGTCCTCGACGGCATGATCGCCGTCTTCTGCGCGGTTGGAGGCGTGGAGCCGCAGTCGGAAACCGTTTGGCGACAAGCTGATCGCTACCGGGTTCCCCGACTGGCGCTTGTGAACAAGATGGACCGGATGGGAGCGGACTTTCAGAAAGTGGCTCTTGAGATCCGGGATCGCCTCGGGGCGAACGGAGTGCCGGTCCAGTGGCCCATCGGAAGTGAAGAGAGCTTCCGGGGCCTGATTGACCTCGTCGAAATGAAGGCCTGTTTCTACGACGAGGACACTCTTGGAGCTTCGGTCAGGGAAGGGGAGATTCCCCCGGAACTGGAGGAGGAGGTCCGGGAGGCGAGAGGAACCCTGATTGAGGCTCTCGCCGATCTCAGTGACGAGGTCGCCGAAGCCTACCTGGAGGGCGGGGATGTTTCCCCGGAACTGCTTCGGGAAGGGATCCGCTCCGGAACACTGAGTGCAGAGCTTGTCCCGATTTTCTGCGGCTCAGCCTTCCGGAACAAGGGGATCCAGAATCTGCTGGACGGGGTGATTCACTACCTGCCCAGCCCCCTGGACCGCCCTCCGGTGGAGGGAGAGGTACCGGGGAAGGGTCGGAAGGAGAGTCGCGAGGCCTCCGAAAGCGCGCCCTTTTCGGCACTGCTTTTCAAGATCGCGAACGACCCTTTCGCTGGAAAACTGAGCTACATCCGCGTTTACAGCGGAAAGCTCGAAGCGGGACAGCAGGCGCTCAACGTGGCCCTTGGCCGAAAGGAACGCCTGGGACGACTGCTCCAGATGCACGCAAACAAGCGTGAGGAGATCAAGGTCGTCAGCGCCGGCGATATCGCCGCCGTGGTGGGCCTGAAGCAGGTGAGGACGGGGGACACCCTGACCGATCCGAAACATCCTCTCCTTCTGGAGAAGATGGATTTTCCGGAGCCGGTGATTGACATCGCCATCGAGCCCCGGACGAAGGCCGATCAGGAGAAACTGGATGAGGCCCTTGAGCGCCTTTCGGAGGAGGATCCGACTTTTCGGGTCCGGATCGACAAGGACACGGGCCAGACCCTGATCTCCGGAATGGGAGAACTTCATCTGGAAGTTCTTCTCAAGCGGATGCAGCAGGATTTCGGGGTCGAAGCGAATGTCGGAAAGCCCCAGGTGGTCTACCGCGAGTCGGTGTCTGCCCGGGCGGAGAAAGAGATGCGCTTTGAGCGCCAGGCGGGAACCAGAAGCATGTTTGCTCACCTTGTTCTGGCTCTTTCTCCCGGAGAAGCCGGGTCGGGCTTCGAGTTTGAGAGCCGGCTCACAGACGGGGAGATTCCTCTGGAATACATCCCGGCTGTGGAAAGGGGACTGCGGGAGGCGATGGCCTCGGGAGTGCTTGCCGGTTACGAGATGACAGATGTCAAGGCGGAGCTTCTGAAGGCTTCCCACAGTGAGGAAGATTCTTCAGAGCAGGCCTTCCACATCGCTGCTTCCCTGGCCTTTCGAGAGGTGGCTCGTGAAGCGGGTCCGGTGATTCTGGAGCCGTTCATGAGGGTGGAGGCGGTAACGCCTGACGAGTTTACGGGGGAAGTAATCGGGGATCTCAACGCTCGCAGGGGAAAAGTTACGAGCATGGAGCCAAGGGGAGATGCACAGGCGGTGAGTGCCACCGTTCCCCTCTCGGAGATGTTCGGTTACATGACAAGGTTGCGGTCTCTGACTCAGGGAAGAGCAACATTTACGATGGAGTTTCTTCATTACGAGCAAGTGTCTGACAGCATTGCCAGCCGTTTTGGAGTTCTCTAG
- the rpsG gene encoding 30S ribosomal protein S7, which yields MARRGYRRRQTQEPDARLHSALATQFINNMMKGGKKSISESIFYGAMNIIEEKSGKKGLDVFTTAINNVKPNLEVMTKRIGGANYQVPIEVRPARRTALAIRWILIYSRSRNDKNMAERLANELLAAYRKEGSSMKKREESHRMAEANKAFAHFKF from the coding sequence ATGGCTCGTAGAGGATATCGCAGACGCCAGACCCAGGAACCGGATGCCCGCTTGCACAGCGCTCTGGCCACGCAGTTCATCAACAACATGATGAAGGGCGGCAAGAAGAGCATCTCCGAATCGATTTTCTATGGTGCGATGAACATCATCGAAGAGAAGTCCGGCAAGAAGGGTCTGGATGTATTCACCACGGCCATAAACAACGTAAAGCCCAACCTCGAGGTCATGACCAAGCGGATCGGTGGTGCGAACTACCAGGTCCCTATTGAGGTGCGGCCGGCTCGGCGCACGGCGCTTGCGATTCGCTGGATTCTTATCTATTCCCGCTCTCGCAATGACAAGAACATGGCCGAGCGTCTGGCAAATGAACTACTGGCAGCCTATCGCAAGGAAGGCTCTTCCATGAAGAAAAGGGAAGAGTCCCACAGGATGGCGGAAGCCAACAAGGCCTTCGCGCACTTCAAGTTCTAG
- the rpsL gene encoding 30S ribosomal protein S12 gives MPTLNQLIRKGRKVIKQKSKSPALQGAPQRRGVCTRVYTTTPKKPNSALRKVARVRLTNGIEATAYIPGEGHNLQEHSIVLIRGGRVKDLPGVRYHVVRGALDTSGVDGRGQRRSKYGTKRPKK, from the coding sequence GTGCCGACTCTGAATCAGCTGATCCGCAAGGGTCGAAAGGTAATCAAGCAGAAGAGCAAGTCGCCAGCCTTGCAGGGGGCTCCCCAGCGTCGCGGCGTCTGCACTCGTGTTTACACCACGACACCGAAGAAGCCGAACTCTGCGCTTCGCAAGGTGGCTCGTGTTCGCTTGACCAATGGTATTGAAGCGACTGCCTACATCCCCGGTGAGGGGCACAACCTTCAGGAACACTCCATCGTCCTCATTCGTGGTGGCAGAGTCAAGGATCTGCCAGGCGTTCGCTACCATGTGGTTCGCGGCGCACTCGACACCAGCGGTGTGGACGGCAGGGGCCAACGGCGCTCCAAGTACGGCACCAAGCGGCCCAAGAAGTAG